The following are from one region of the Ignavibacteriota bacterium genome:
- a CDS encoding S46 family peptidase — translation MKRKYLFVLFLLASLRVSMLPQSYYYGIDFDTVKAQKFDMGKMWTFENPPLDYFEETYGFRPSEEWLNKVQKSALKFGSGCSASFISEDGLIMTNHHCIRGILRDLSTDNLDLLKYKFYAENQKDELKIPGLFVRQLMMIEDVTEEIKRAMNKVNSDSEKVAIKNQKIEEIKTKYFNLNPELSYEVISLYYGGKYSLYGYKKYTDIRLVFVPELIVSKLGGDYDNFTYPRYGLDCAFLRAYENNKPIKTEYYFNFNTEPVYEDQSVFVVGNPGSTNRLYTIAQLEFLRDYRFGLQTPMWKELYKIYYDLVMQSNAEDMKLVATLFNVGNGLKVYESTYLALQDPFFMARKKDFENKFKNAVHSDPELNKKYGRIWEQIAENRKAASKIANEKFALSISSTYSPKYFFIAKDLLKLAEQLKLPDEKREEAYKSGKIDSLIDFIFPSSFDKKVEDKKLLVNLSVVKNNLPPENEIAQILLLSNDVKTSAEMILAKSKITTKENVIALAKSSPESILNSNDPFIRFIAATRDRINELQSIDKRLDDSDVINNQLLGEALYEVYGDTIPPDATGTLRISDGIIKGYEYNGTIAPIKTTFYGSLDKYYSFNKKFPFNLPDYWENLPEEFDLSTTLDFISTCDIIGGNSGSPVINKDAEVVGLAFDGNMESHAGRYIYTTEKNRTVSLSAEGMIEAIRDLYKAEKLSSEILNGKIE, via the coding sequence ATGAAACGGAAATATCTATTTGTTTTATTCCTGCTTGCTTCGTTACGAGTTTCAATGCTTCCTCAATCGTATTACTATGGGATTGATTTCGACACAGTCAAAGCACAGAAATTTGATATGGGTAAAATGTGGACTTTTGAAAATCCACCATTAGATTATTTTGAGGAAACGTATGGTTTCCGACCGAGCGAAGAATGGCTTAACAAAGTTCAGAAATCAGCACTGAAATTTGGCAGCGGATGTTCTGCTTCATTTATTTCAGAAGATGGATTAATTATGACCAATCATCATTGTATAAGAGGAATTCTCCGGGATTTAAGCACGGATAATCTGGATTTGCTGAAGTATAAATTTTATGCTGAGAATCAGAAAGACGAATTGAAGATACCAGGATTATTTGTTCGTCAGTTAATGATGATTGAAGATGTTACTGAAGAAATTAAGCGTGCAATGAACAAAGTTAATTCAGATTCAGAAAAAGTCGCAATAAAAAATCAGAAGATTGAAGAAATCAAAACGAAATATTTCAATTTAAATCCTGAATTAAGCTATGAAGTTATCTCTTTGTACTATGGCGGAAAATATTCTTTGTATGGTTATAAAAAATACACAGATATCAGATTGGTTTTTGTTCCTGAGCTGATTGTATCAAAGCTTGGTGGCGATTATGATAATTTTACTTATCCACGATACGGACTTGATTGTGCTTTTCTCCGTGCTTATGAAAATAATAAACCGATAAAGACTGAATATTATTTCAATTTCAATACAGAACCAGTTTATGAAGATCAATCAGTGTTTGTTGTTGGAAACCCTGGCAGTACAAACAGACTTTATACAATCGCTCAACTGGAATTTCTTAGAGATTACCGTTTCGGATTACAAACTCCGATGTGGAAAGAGTTATATAAAATCTATTATGACTTAGTTATGCAATCAAATGCAGAAGATATGAAACTGGTTGCAACTCTTTTCAATGTTGGTAATGGATTGAAAGTTTATGAATCAACTTATCTCGCACTTCAAGATCCGTTTTTTATGGCAAGGAAAAAAGATTTTGAAAATAAATTTAAGAATGCAGTTCATTCTGATCCGGAATTAAATAAAAAATATGGAAGGATTTGGGAACAGATTGCTGAAAACAGAAAAGCTGCATCTAAAATAGCAAATGAAAAATTTGCACTTTCTATCAGTTCAACTTATTCACCAAAATATTTTTTCATCGCAAAAGATTTGTTAAAACTTGCTGAACAATTAAAGCTGCCCGATGAAAAAAGAGAAGAAGCTTACAAGAGTGGAAAAATAGACAGTTTGATAGATTTTATTTTTCCTTCATCTTTTGATAAAAAAGTGGAAGACAAGAAACTTTTAGTCAATCTGAGTGTTGTAAAAAATAATCTTCCGCCTGAAAATGAAATTGCTCAGATTTTGTTATTAAGTAATGATGTTAAAACATCCGCCGAAATGATTCTCGCAAAATCAAAAATTACCACGAAAGAAAATGTAATCGCATTGGCAAAATCCTCTCCGGAGTCAATACTGAATTCAAATGATCCTTTCATCAGGTTTATTGCAGCGACACGCGATCGTATTAATGAATTGCAATCAATTGATAAAAGACTTGATGACTCAGATGTGATCAACAATCAACTGCTTGGAGAAGCATTATATGAAGTTTACGGTGATACCATTCCACCGGATGCAACTGGTACTTTAAGAATTTCTGACGGAATAATTAAAGGTTATGAGTATAATGGTACAATAGCTCCAATCAAAACAACTTTTTACGGTTCGCTCGATAAGTATTATTCCTTCAATAAAAAATTTCCATTTAATCTTCCGGACTACTGGGAAAATTTGCCTGAAGAATTTGATCTTTCTACAACATTGGACTTCATAAGCACTTGTGATATCATCGGTGGAAATTCGGGAAGTCCTGTTATAAATAAAGATGCGGAAGTTGTCGGACTTGCGTTCGATGGAAATATGGAAAGTCATGCCGGAAGATATATTTATACCACAGAAAAAAACCGGACAGTCAGCTTGAGTGCAGAAGGGATGATTGAAGCGATTCGTGATCTTTATAAAGCTGAAAAATTATCTTCGGAAATTTTAAATGGTAAAATTGAATAG
- a CDS encoding zinc-binding dehydrogenase has product MKRKVYRINKAGSIKNLKLFEETLPDPSNDELTIEVKAIGLNFADLFSIQGLYSATPKGSFIPGLEYSGLVVNKGKNVTEYNIGDKIMGAIRFGSYTTHLNIDKKYILPLPADYSFEEGSAMVVQPLTAYYSLFELGNLKPNHTVLIHSAAGGVGIYANRIAKQFGAYTIGTIGSESKRKVLINEGYDEVIVRNENFDRQLKITLGERKLNLVLESIGGKIFEASFKSLAPSGRIIIYGSANFMSRNSRPNYLNVIYKYLTRPKVDPLSLSDKNRSVMGFNLIYLWDHPEELREMLIKIIDMKLEKPHIGEVFSFDNLINALKYFQTGKSIGKVVVKT; this is encoded by the coding sequence ATGAAAAGAAAAGTTTACAGAATAAATAAAGCAGGGTCTATCAAAAATCTAAAATTGTTTGAAGAAACACTTCCTGATCCTTCGAATGATGAATTGACTATTGAAGTTAAGGCGATTGGTTTGAACTTTGCAGATTTGTTTTCAATTCAGGGATTGTATAGTGCAACTCCAAAAGGCAGTTTTATCCCTGGGCTTGAATATTCCGGATTAGTTGTGAACAAAGGAAAAAATGTAACTGAATACAATATCGGTGATAAAATTATGGGTGCAATCAGATTTGGTTCATATACAACTCACTTAAATATTGATAAAAAATATATTCTGCCACTGCCTGCTGATTACAGCTTTGAAGAAGGTTCTGCGATGGTTGTTCAACCATTAACGGCGTATTATTCATTATTTGAACTTGGAAATTTAAAACCAAATCATACTGTACTTATTCACAGTGCTGCTGGAGGAGTTGGAATTTATGCAAACAGGATTGCTAAACAATTTGGTGCTTATACGATAGGCACAATTGGGTCGGAGTCAAAAAGAAAGGTTTTAATTAATGAAGGATATGATGAAGTAATCGTAAGGAATGAAAACTTTGACAGACAATTAAAAATAACTCTTGGAGAAAGAAAACTTAATCTTGTGCTGGAATCAATTGGTGGAAAAATATTTGAAGCAAGTTTTAAATCTCTTGCACCTTCGGGAAGAATAATTATTTATGGCTCAGCAAATTTTATGAGCCGGAATTCACGACCAAATTATTTAAATGTCATTTACAAGTATCTGACTCGACCAAAAGTTGATCCGTTATCACTATCAGACAAAAACCGTTCGGTTATGGGATTTAATCTTATTTATTTATGGGATCATCCGGAGGAACTGAGAGAAATGCTTATTAAAATAATTGATATGAAACTGGAGAAGCCGCACATCGGGGAAGTTTTTTCATTTGATAATTTAATTAATGCTTTGAAATATTTTCAGACCGGGAAAAGCATCGGGAAAGTTGTCGTTAAAACTTAG
- the uvrA gene encoding excinuclease ABC subunit UvrA produces the protein MNNNKSSINNKRIIVKGAREHNLKNLSFEIPRNKLVVFTGVSGSGKSSLVFDTIYAEGQRRYVESLSSYARQFLERMNKPDVDFIQGISPAVAIEQKTVARNSRSTVGTTTEVYDYLRLLFARIGKTICFQCGKEVTRATTTTVVEWLESQNDGTKFYLGFPLHQHEGHTLKEEIDLLKKRGFFRIYLNLPAGQAGKKLIDLNEQKFSSKGAKNIRVIIERFKAEKGKVREKLSDSIEVTFKEGENRLIIINAETGEEKEFNKYYECCGIRYEEPEPRFFSFNNPFGACPVCQGFSKTIGIDMNLVIPDPNLSIMDGAIAPFRGAKYSSFLRDLVQNAKPFKIPLHIPFKQLTENQVELVKKGFGTYLGIDGFFEKLEQKTYKMHVRVMLSRFRGYTLCSACKGSRLRREALQVKITGKSIYDVVALPIEHSLKFFEQLKLSEYDLLIGDRILKEIIKRLKFLNDVGIGYLTMDRLSSTLSGGETQRINLATSLGSSLVGTLYVLDEPTIGLHPRDNNRLIQLLKNLRDIGNTVLVVEHDPEMMQNADMIFDMGPRAGTNGGEIIASGTVDDVLKKETSLTGKYLSGKIKIPLPKKRNTRNTKSIQIIGARENNLKNISLEIPLNKFVVITGVSGSGKSTLIHDVLYAGIAKYFGMAPSHIGKFDDILGAKYIDGIEIVDQSPIGKSPRSNPISYVKAFELIRELFASTHQAKARGYKPGYFSFNVPGGRCETCQGDGFIKVEMQFLADLYLTCDDCEGTRFKKETREITYHGKNLVDVLEMTVDEALTFFKDHKKIENILQVLSDVGLGYIKLGQPSNTLSGGEAQRVKLASHLAASRGNNHTLFIFDEPTTGLHFDDISKLLNCFNMLVERGNSVVIIEHNLDVIKCADYIIDLGPEAGEKGGEVVAIGTPEEIIEVENSWTGKYLKTYLNGSSHSK, from the coding sequence ATGAATAACAACAAGTCATCGATAAATAATAAACGAATAATCGTTAAAGGTGCACGCGAGCACAACCTGAAAAATCTCAGCTTTGAGATTCCGAGAAATAAGCTGGTTGTGTTTACTGGTGTAAGTGGTAGCGGAAAGTCTTCTCTCGTCTTCGATACAATCTATGCAGAAGGACAGAGAAGATATGTCGAAAGTCTTTCTTCGTATGCACGGCAGTTTTTGGAAAGAATGAACAAACCTGATGTTGATTTCATACAGGGAATTTCTCCGGCAGTTGCAATCGAACAGAAAACGGTTGCAAGAAATTCACGTTCGACTGTCGGAACAACAACAGAAGTTTACGATTATCTTCGTCTTCTCTTTGCAAGAATAGGAAAGACCATCTGCTTTCAATGCGGAAAAGAAGTCACAAGAGCAACTACAACAACAGTTGTTGAATGGTTAGAATCACAAAACGATGGAACAAAATTTTATCTTGGCTTTCCACTTCATCAGCACGAAGGTCATACACTAAAAGAAGAAATTGATCTTCTAAAGAAACGTGGTTTCTTCAGGATTTATTTAAACCTGCCTGCCGGACAGGCAGGCAAAAAATTAATTGATCTGAACGAACAGAAATTTTCTTCCAAAGGTGCAAAAAATATTCGTGTCATTATTGAAAGATTCAAAGCAGAGAAAGGAAAAGTCCGGGAAAAATTATCTGATTCGATTGAAGTAACATTTAAAGAAGGTGAGAACAGACTTATCATCATCAATGCAGAAACGGGAGAAGAGAAAGAGTTCAACAAATATTATGAATGCTGCGGAATCAGATACGAAGAACCTGAACCGAGATTTTTCTCTTTCAACAATCCGTTTGGTGCTTGTCCCGTTTGTCAGGGATTCAGCAAGACAATTGGTATTGATATGAATCTTGTAATTCCTGATCCGAATCTAAGCATAATGGATGGAGCAATTGCACCATTCCGTGGTGCAAAGTATAGTTCGTTTCTTCGTGACTTAGTTCAGAATGCAAAACCGTTTAAAATTCCACTTCACATACCTTTCAAACAACTAACTGAAAACCAGGTTGAGCTGGTTAAAAAAGGTTTCGGAACATATTTGGGAATTGACGGTTTCTTCGAAAAGCTGGAACAGAAAACATACAAGATGCACGTCCGGGTTATGCTAAGTCGTTTCAGAGGATATACACTTTGCAGTGCTTGTAAAGGATCACGTTTGAGAAGAGAAGCTTTGCAGGTGAAGATAACCGGCAAATCTATTTACGACGTTGTTGCTCTGCCGATTGAACATTCACTAAAGTTTTTTGAACAACTGAAACTTTCCGAATATGATCTGCTTATTGGTGACAGAATTTTAAAAGAGATAATAAAGAGATTAAAATTTTTGAACGATGTTGGTATTGGTTATTTGACGATGGATCGTTTGAGTAGTACACTTTCAGGTGGAGAAACACAAAGAATAAATCTGGCTACATCACTTGGTTCATCTTTGGTTGGTACTCTTTATGTTCTTGATGAACCGACTATCGGACTTCATCCAAGAGATAATAACAGGTTAATTCAGTTACTTAAAAATCTTCGTGATATTGGAAACACAGTTCTGGTTGTTGAACATGATCCTGAGATGATGCAGAATGCTGATATGATATTTGATATGGGACCGAGAGCAGGAACAAATGGTGGAGAAATTATTGCAAGTGGAACCGTTGACGATGTATTGAAAAAAGAAACTTCACTGACTGGTAAATATCTTTCTGGAAAAATAAAAATCCCTCTGCCCAAAAAGCGAAATACCAGAAATACAAAAAGCATTCAGATTATCGGAGCAAGAGAAAACAATTTAAAAAATATTTCGCTTGAAATTCCTCTTAACAAATTTGTTGTGATTACAGGAGTAAGCGGTTCCGGAAAGAGCACGTTAATACACGATGTTCTCTATGCTGGAATAGCAAAGTATTTTGGAATGGCTCCATCGCATATCGGAAAGTTTGATGACATTCTCGGTGCAAAATATATAGATGGAATTGAAATAGTTGATCAATCACCAATTGGTAAATCACCACGATCAAATCCAATCAGTTATGTAAAAGCATTTGAGTTGATAAGAGAACTTTTTGCTTCGACTCATCAGGCAAAAGCTCGTGGATACAAACCTGGATATTTTTCTTTCAATGTACCCGGTGGAAGATGCGAAACTTGTCAGGGCGATGGATTTATTAAAGTTGAAATGCAATTTCTTGCCGATCTTTATTTAACATGCGATGATTGTGAAGGAACCAGATTCAAAAAAGAAACAAGAGAAATTACTTATCACGGGAAAAATCTTGTTGATGTTCTAGAAATGACAGTTGATGAAGCATTAACATTTTTCAAAGATCATAAAAAAATTGAAAATATTTTACAGGTTCTTTCTGATGTTGGATTAGGTTATATCAAACTTGGTCAACCATCAAATACACTTTCCGGTGGCGAGGCACAGAGAGTAAAACTTGCATCACATCTTGCAGCAAGTCGAGGAAATAATCATACACTTTTCATCTTTGATGAACCTACAACCGGACTTCACTTCGATGATATCTCGAAATTACTGAATTGCTTTAATATGCTTGTTGAAAGAGGAAATTCGGTTGTAATTATTGAACACAATCTTGATGTTATCAAATGTGCTGATTACATAATTGATCTCGGTCCCGAAGCAGGAGAAAAAGGTGGAGAAGTTGTTGCAATCGGAACGCCGGAAGAAATTATTGAAGTTGAAAATTCGTGGACAGGTAAATATTTGAAAACGTATTTGAATGGTTCCTCACATTCTAAGTGA
- a CDS encoding MCE family protein: MKSGLSGAKLGIFIFIGSALLVIGIFMLGNKEALFKPTFTVKAYFRNIEGLRNGAPVKLSGIDAGAVQDIKVVGDTVSMIEVKMRLLDEIRHFITVSTQAEIQTEGLVGNKFVSLRVGEGGDEPIKDGGTILAKEPVSFADIIEETQGIIGYTKEMTRDLADIISRINQGEGSIGKLFRDEALYNAATDLTISAGKSLNSITAELNIITQQYKSLGVSVSSAVENINNVVMSLDTLLSNTSQGKGVIGSLLVEGTSADSNLQTLIINLKEISEESKIAATSLSENMEALKHNWLFKSYFEERGYWDASGYEKEIDRKTKELDEKIELLNKKIDELKLLESSTK, translated from the coding sequence ATGAAAAGTGGATTATCAGGCGCTAAGCTTGGCATCTTTATTTTTATTGGAAGCGCATTACTTGTTATCGGGATTTTTATGCTTGGCAACAAAGAAGCACTTTTTAAACCTACTTTTACAGTTAAGGCATACTTTCGGAATATTGAAGGACTGCGTAACGGTGCTCCTGTTAAGTTAAGCGGTATTGATGCAGGTGCTGTGCAGGATATTAAAGTAGTTGGCGATACTGTCAGTATGATCGAAGTAAAAATGAGACTGCTCGATGAGATCAGACATTTCATAACTGTTTCCACTCAAGCTGAAATTCAGACTGAAGGATTAGTCGGAAATAAATTTGTATCTCTTAGAGTAGGTGAAGGCGGCGACGAACCAATAAAAGATGGTGGAACTATTCTGGCAAAAGAACCCGTAAGTTTTGCAGATATAATTGAAGAAACTCAGGGAATTATAGGTTATACAAAAGAAATGACCCGCGATCTTGCTGATATTATTTCCCGAATTAATCAAGGCGAGGGTAGTATAGGTAAATTGTTTAGAGATGAAGCACTTTATAACGCCGCTACTGATCTAACAATATCTGCTGGTAAAAGTCTTAATTCTATAACAGCCGAGTTGAATATTATTACACAACAGTACAAATCTTTGGGTGTTTCTGTTAGCTCGGCAGTGGAGAATATAAATAATGTAGTGATGAGTTTAGATACATTGTTATCAAACACTTCACAAGGTAAAGGTGTTATAGGTTCACTTCTTGTTGAAGGAACAAGTGCTGATTCAAATCTGCAAACGCTCATCATCAATTTGAAAGAAATATCGGAGGAATCTAAAATTGCAGCCACTAGTTTGTCCGAAAATATGGAAGCATTAAAGCACAACTGGCTATTTAAGAGTTATTTTGAGGAAAGAGGTTACTGGGATGCTTCTGGATATGAGAAAGAAATTGACCGAAAGACAAAAGAACTGGATGAAAAAATTGAATTATTGAACAAAAAAATAGATGAACTTAAATTGCTCGAATCTTCCACTAAATAA
- a CDS encoding ATP-binding cassette domain-containing protein, translating into MVEVKDLHKSFNGNIVLDGISFNVIEAENMIIFGRSGSGKSVLLKCMIRLMEPESGSIIIHNKNVLELDITELNELRKNIGFLFQGAALYDSMSVRENLEFPLIRNFDLEQKEIDERVHFVLDAVSLLEAIDKMPSELSGGMRKRIGLARSIITKPKLMFYDEPTTGLDPITAKEISVLINDLQHRLKMTSIVVTHDLLCAKIIADRAIVLDSGKIVKEGSISELVNSEEPLLKNFFSDKIFEHNGSLK; encoded by the coding sequence ATGGTTGAAGTAAAAGATTTACATAAATCATTTAACGGCAACATCGTTTTAGATGGCATCTCTTTTAATGTTATCGAAGCTGAGAACATGATTATTTTCGGAAGAAGCGGCTCTGGTAAAAGTGTTTTGCTTAAATGTATGATAAGATTAATGGAACCGGAATCCGGAAGTATTATCATCCATAATAAAAATGTTTTGGAGCTGGATATTACTGAGTTGAATGAGCTGAGGAAAAATATTGGATTCCTTTTTCAGGGTGCTGCTTTGTATGATTCAATGAGCGTAAGAGAGAATCTTGAATTCCCTCTTATCCGGAATTTCGATTTGGAGCAAAAAGAAATTGATGAGAGAGTTCACTTTGTGCTTGATGCAGTATCTTTGCTTGAAGCTATTGATAAAATGCCTTCAGAACTTTCAGGCGGAATGAGGAAGAGAATCGGTTTGGCGAGATCAATAATAACAAAACCAAAGTTGATGTTTTATGACGAACCGACGACCGGACTTGATCCTATAACTGCTAAAGAGATCAGTGTCCTGATAAATGATTTGCAGCACAGATTGAAAATGACTTCTATAGTTGTTACTCATGACTTGCTTTGTGCAAAAATTATTGCAGACCGAGCCATTGTTCTTGATAGCGGAAAAATTGTCAAGGAAGGAAGTATAAGCGAACTTGTTAATTCTGAAGAACCATTACTCAAAAACTTTTTTAGTGATAAAATATTCGAACATAACGGGAGTTTGAAATGA
- a CDS encoding ABC transporter permease, which produces MIGGLGSFSVRFMKEVFRPPYETDQIRKHMIELGMKTLPIVGVTGFIIGLVIAMQLSPVLKRFGAEAFLPGSVGISIVRELGPVICALIFAGRVSSGIGAELGSMRVTEQIDAMEVSGVNPFRYLVVTRIFATTFILPILTVYVIFISLIGAYIAVVLVQNMTWAYYMDRVIYAVEFGDAIPGVSKTFVFGFIVGLVGCYKGYTTTNGTEGVGKASTSAVVVSSLLILIFDMVLVKLSLWIWPVVK; this is translated from the coding sequence ATGATCGGGGGACTTGGTTCATTCTCTGTGAGATTTATGAAAGAAGTTTTCCGTCCGCCATACGAAACCGATCAGATCAGAAAACATATGATCGAACTTGGAATGAAAACACTTCCAATAGTTGGAGTTACCGGTTTCATTATCGGGCTGGTTATTGCAATGCAGTTAAGTCCGGTACTTAAAAGATTTGGTGCTGAAGCTTTTCTTCCCGGTTCGGTTGGAATATCAATCGTTCGCGAACTTGGTCCGGTTATTTGCGCGTTGATATTTGCAGGAAGAGTTAGTTCCGGAATTGGTGCCGAACTTGGTTCAATGCGTGTTACCGAACAGATTGATGCAATGGAAGTTTCAGGTGTAAATCCATTCAGGTATCTTGTAGTAACAAGAATATTTGCAACAACATTTATTCTTCCTATTCTGACTGTATATGTTATTTTCATATCACTCATCGGTGCTTATATAGCGGTAGTTCTTGTTCAGAATATGACGTGGGCATATTATATGGATAGAGTGATATATGCAGTTGAATTTGGTGATGCAATCCCGGGCGTTAGTAAAACTTTTGTGTTTGGTTTTATAGTTGGGCTTGTTGGTTGTTATAAAGGCTATACAACAACAAATGGCACTGAAGGAGTTGGGAAAGCATCAACAAGCGCTGTTGTTGTTTCATCACTATTGATTTTAATTTTTGATATGGTTCTCGTAAAATTGTCATTGTGGATCTGGCCGGTGGTAAAATAA
- a CDS encoding YraN family protein produces MNLDKKELAKRGEDLAAKILSDSGYKIIERNYRFSHGEIDIIAVDPKNNFTVFVEVKARQNLEFGQPEYSITKNKQKQIRKLADLYLYDKGITEIDCRFDVFAILFEDLNNPVVNHYENAF; encoded by the coding sequence ATGAATCTCGATAAAAAAGAACTTGCAAAAAGGGGAGAAGATCTCGCTGCTAAAATTTTGTCTGATAGTGGTTATAAGATCATTGAGAGAAATTATCGTTTTAGTCATGGAGAAATAGACATCATTGCCGTTGATCCGAAAAATAATTTTACCGTATTTGTTGAAGTAAAAGCAAGACAAAATCTTGAATTTGGGCAGCCGGAATATTCAATAACAAAGAACAAACAAAAGCAAATAAGAAAACTTGCTGATCTATATCTCTATGATAAAGGAATTACAGAAATTGATTGCAGGTTTGATGTATTTGCAATCTTATTTGAAGATCTGAATAATCCAGTTGTCAATCATTATGAAAATGCTTTCTGA
- a CDS encoding ribonuclease HII encodes MKAFDKKYFSKEIKYIAGVDEAGRGPLAGPVVAAAVIFNKNTVIKDVNDSKQLTEKQREKLFEKIISKALAYSVSIIDHFVIDEINILNASLLAMKNAVNDLVIEPDLILVDGNRAFHSDIPVIPIVKGDSLSFSIAAASILAKVTRDRLMKNLAKDYPEYLWERNKGYPTKQHRDIIKKIGPSPLHRKTFLKKILIEQEEINFDEKSNIITEK; translated from the coding sequence TTGAAAGCATTCGATAAAAAATATTTCAGCAAAGAAATAAAATATATTGCAGGTGTTGATGAAGCCGGACGAGGTCCGCTTGCTGGCCCGGTTGTAGCTGCTGCTGTTATCTTTAACAAAAATACAGTTATAAAAGATGTTAATGATTCGAAGCAGTTGACTGAAAAACAAAGAGAAAAATTATTTGAAAAAATTATTTCGAAAGCTTTGGCTTATTCGGTTTCGATAATCGATCACTTTGTTATTGATGAAATAAACATACTCAATGCAAGTCTGTTAGCAATGAAGAATGCTGTGAATGATTTAGTAATTGAACCTGATTTAATCCTCGTAGATGGTAACAGAGCATTTCATTCGGATATTCCAGTGATACCAATTGTTAAAGGTGATTCTTTATCTTTTTCGATTGCGGCTGCTTCTATTCTCGCAAAAGTTACCCGTGACAGGTTAATGAAAAATTTAGCAAAAGATTATCCTGAATATTTATGGGAACGGAATAAAGGCTATCCGACAAAACAACACAGAGATATAATTAAAAAGATAGGACCAAGTCCGTTGCACCGGAAAACCTTCTTGAAAAAAATTCTTATCGAGCAGGAAGAAATAAACTTTGATGAAAAATCTAACATAATCACTGAGAAATGA
- a CDS encoding geranylgeranylglycerol-phosphate geranylgeranyltransferase produces the protein MTEKLTTLVKLCRPVNFIITFISVIVASIICSQGTLPNQKIFLAAFVAAIVLASGNIYNDITDIEIDKINRPDRPLPSGKIKSNEAYILYFFYTAIAVGCSFFLDSIASIIVLFSILLLIIYSKILKRIPILGNFTIALLAGLVFIFGGVVVDNPAAAIIPAVFAFLINLIREIVKDMEDIDGDKKVGIKTFPIAFGYQKSKYLILILSFILILFTLYPFITKIYKIEYFVIVMVFVNSLIIYCLKILFQDQSVKNLRKVSNLLKISMVIGLFAIYLGV, from the coding sequence TTGACAGAAAAACTTACAACACTCGTAAAACTCTGCCGACCGGTTAACTTTATAATTACTTTCATTTCAGTAATTGTTGCTTCAATTATTTGCTCGCAAGGTACACTGCCTAATCAGAAAATATTCTTAGCGGCTTTTGTTGCAGCAATAGTGCTGGCTTCGGGAAATATTTATAACGACATCACCGATATTGAGATAGATAAAATCAACAGACCTGATCGACCACTACCTTCCGGAAAAATAAAATCAAATGAAGCATATATTCTTTACTTTTTCTACACAGCAATAGCAGTTGGCTGTTCATTTTTTCTTGATTCGATTGCATCAATCATCGTTCTGTTTTCAATTCTGTTATTAATTATTTACTCCAAAATATTAAAACGAATTCCGATACTTGGAAATTTCACCATCGCATTACTTGCAGGATTAGTTTTTATTTTTGGAGGAGTTGTGGTTGATAATCCGGCTGCAGCAATAATACCGGCTGTATTCGCTTTTTTAATTAATCTAATTAGAGAAATTGTAAAAGATATGGAAGATATTGACGGTGATAAAAAAGTTGGAATAAAAACTTTTCCCATTGCATTTGGATATCAGAAATCAAAATATTTAATCCTGATTCTGTCTTTCATTCTGATTCTTTTTACGCTTTATCCGTTCATCACTAAGATTTACAAAATTGAATACTTTGTTATCGTAATGGTATTTGTGAATTCTTTAATTATCTATTGCCTGAAAATTTTGTTTCAAGATCAATCCGTAAAAAATTTGAGGAAAGTCAGCAACCTTTTAAAGATAAGTATGGTAATTGGTCTGTTTGCAATTTATCTTGGTGTTTAA
- a CDS encoding (4Fe-4S)-binding protein, whose amino-acid sequence MPEKLYKYLNEEITVIWKPDVCIHSTKCWKASLAIFNPKRRPWIDMSGGSTEEIIKIVDNCPSGALSFERNDKPKEEKKQNEQST is encoded by the coding sequence GTGCCAGAAAAACTTTATAAATATTTGAATGAAGAAATAACAGTAATCTGGAAACCGGATGTTTGTATTCATTCAACAAAATGCTGGAAAGCATCACTTGCAATATTTAATCCAAAGAGAAGACCATGGATAGATATGTCTGGTGGTTCAACTGAAGAAATTATTAAAATAGTTGACAACTGTCCTTCGGGTGCGCTCTCTTTTGAAAGAAATGATAAACCGAAAGAAGAGAAGAAACAAAATGAACAATCTACGTAA